One segment of Desulfosudis oleivorans Hxd3 DNA contains the following:
- a CDS encoding polyprenol monophosphomannose synthase encodes MAGGAGFRKGLSMNGDGYGNLLIFIPTYNEAGNIGEMAARLGALNLHPDILFIDDASPDCTGRILDKLAAANSAIRVIHRPCKKGIGSAHLEAIAFAYKQGYSLLVTMDADFTHPPEAVPVLLLAAREADVVVGSRFVETGGFEGWSRWREGLSRFGHWATQRLLNLPHDATGAFRVYRLNHIDQGLFSPIQAFGYAFFFESLFVLAKKGVKIVDVPVVVQPRRYGTSKMGRRHLAESLWTLARLWITTRL; translated from the coding sequence ATGGCGGGCGGGGCCGGCTTCAGAAAGGGGCTTTCCATGAACGGTGACGGGTACGGCAATCTTCTGATTTTTATTCCTACTTATAATGAAGCCGGCAACATCGGCGAAATGGCTGCCCGGCTGGGCGCGCTGAACCTGCATCCCGACATCCTGTTTATTGACGACGCCTCGCCCGACTGCACCGGCCGCATCCTTGACAAACTGGCGGCCGCCAACTCCGCTATCCGGGTTATTCACCGCCCTTGCAAAAAAGGAATCGGCAGCGCCCACCTGGAGGCCATCGCATTTGCTTATAAACAGGGCTACAGCCTGCTGGTGACCATGGACGCGGATTTTACCCATCCACCGGAGGCCGTTCCGGTGCTGCTCTTGGCTGCCAGGGAGGCGGATGTGGTGGTGGGATCCCGGTTTGTTGAAACCGGCGGGTTCGAAGGCTGGAGCCGGTGGCGAGAGGGGTTGTCCCGTTTCGGTCACTGGGCCACGCAACGGCTGCTGAACCTGCCCCATGACGCTACCGGTGCATTTCGGGTCTATCGGCTGAATCATATCGATCAAGGCCTGTTCTCTCCAATTCAGGCCTTCGGCTATGCCTTCTTTTTTGAAAGTCTGTTTGTGCTGGCAAAAAAGGGCGTAAAGATTGTTGACGTGCCCGTGGTGGTTCAGCCCCGTCGTTACGGCACGTCCAAGATGGGGCGGCGCCATCTGGCCGAAAGCCTGTGGACCCTGGCGCGTCTCTGGATTACGACCCGTTTGTAA
- a CDS encoding tetratricopeptide repeat protein, whose protein sequence is MSLFSHARFVKPAVFIAALLALAVCAVYIQTLSFSFIGFDDPDLIINNIHVRAGLTADSLAWAFGSAWRENVFFYPLAIVSHMADVSLFGLDAGGHHLSSMVLHAGTVLGLFFLLFSLTGAAWRSGFVAGVFAVHPLPADSVAWVAERSNVLCALFWMATMLAYVGYCRAGRRKPAWYLFCLVLFVLALLAKPVAVTLPVVLLAADWLVLDRFKKNPATGRQPGFWPVLGEKIPFLVLAGLRAGVNIVVPVATGTAVSAAHTPTGLRFANGLAVIPVYIRRLFAPYDLSIYYPFPGTVALWKPAAALLLLAVVTALLFYLRRKKSLVLFGWLWFLTVLVPTLGLIQSGPWPAMADHFVYLPMIGLILAATWLVPEEWTSPGAGPARYVSIIAIAVVVATGVAGFFHTRHYRNSITIFEQAVKVTGRNFFALTGLGNAYAEQGRPDKAEVFFKKALLLQPGSPGAHANLGLVAAAQGAEQKAKTHFTAALAVDPFFAPAHVGMGNLLLAAGRPEAAIFHYQQALATDPDLVSAHNNLALALAASGATDKALNHLHKTIPRFPHRPELRRTLARLLARTGARR, encoded by the coding sequence GTGTCCTTGTTCTCCCATGCCCGTTTTGTAAAACCCGCTGTTTTCATTGCCGCCCTTCTTGCGCTGGCTGTGTGTGCCGTTTATATTCAGACCCTTTCCTTTTCCTTTATCGGATTTGACGACCCCGACCTGATCATCAACAATATCCATGTGCGGGCCGGCCTGACAGCAGACAGTCTGGCCTGGGCCTTTGGATCGGCCTGGCGGGAGAATGTGTTTTTCTATCCGTTGGCCATCGTCTCCCACATGGCAGACGTTTCCCTGTTCGGCCTTGACGCCGGGGGCCACCATCTTTCCAGCATGGTGCTTCACGCCGGTACGGTGCTGGGGCTCTTTTTTCTGCTTTTCTCCCTCACCGGCGCTGCCTGGCGATCCGGTTTCGTGGCCGGTGTCTTTGCCGTTCACCCCCTGCCCGCCGACTCCGTGGCCTGGGTGGCAGAGCGGTCCAATGTGCTGTGCGCTCTTTTCTGGATGGCAACCATGCTGGCCTATGTGGGCTATTGCCGGGCCGGCCGGCGCAAACCCGCCTGGTATCTTTTCTGCCTGGTTCTTTTTGTCCTGGCCCTGCTGGCCAAGCCGGTCGCCGTGACCCTGCCGGTGGTCCTGCTGGCCGCCGACTGGCTGGTGCTGGACCGCTTCAAAAAAAACCCGGCAACCGGCCGGCAACCAGGCTTTTGGCCGGTGCTGGGTGAAAAAATTCCCTTTCTGGTGCTTGCGGGCCTGCGGGCCGGCGTCAACATTGTCGTACCCGTGGCCACCGGCACCGCCGTCTCCGCCGCCCACACGCCAACAGGACTTCGTTTCGCCAACGGCCTGGCCGTGATTCCGGTCTATATCCGCCGGCTGTTTGCGCCGTATGATCTGTCGATCTATTATCCTTTTCCCGGCACCGTCGCGCTGTGGAAACCTGCTGCGGCCCTGTTGCTGCTGGCCGTTGTCACGGCCCTGCTGTTTTACCTGCGGCGCAAAAAATCACTGGTGCTGTTCGGCTGGCTCTGGTTCCTGACGGTTCTGGTCCCGACGCTTGGCCTGATCCAGTCCGGGCCCTGGCCGGCCATGGCCGACCATTTTGTCTACCTTCCCATGATCGGCCTGATTCTGGCAGCCACCTGGCTTGTGCCGGAAGAATGGACCTCCCCCGGCGCAGGGCCGGCCAGATATGTGTCGATCATCGCCATTGCCGTGGTTGTGGCGACGGGTGTGGCCGGCTTTTTTCATACACGGCACTACAGAAACTCCATCACGATTTTTGAGCAGGCCGTAAAAGTGACAGGCCGCAATTTTTTCGCCCTGACCGGCCTGGGCAACGCCTACGCGGAACAGGGCCGGCCGGACAAAGCGGAAGTTTTTTTCAAAAAGGCCCTGCTCCTTCAGCCCGGCTCGCCCGGGGCCCACGCCAATCTCGGGCTGGTTGCCGCTGCTCAGGGGGCGGAACAAAAAGCAAAAACCCACTTTACCGCGGCCCTGGCCGTTGACCCCTTCTTTGCCCCGGCCCATGTCGGTATGGGTAACCTGCTGCTGGCCGCCGGCCGGCCCGAAGCCGCCATATTCCACTACCAGCAGGCCCTGGCCACCGATCCGGACCTGGTATCGGCCCACAACAACCTCGCCCTGGCCCTGGCCGCATCAGGCGCAACAGACAAAGCCCTCAACCACCTCCACAAGACAATCCCGCGCTTTCCCCACCGCCCCGAGCTTCGCCGGACCCTTGCCCGCCTGCTGGCGCGGACCGGGGCCCGGCGATAA